One Ahaetulla prasina isolate Xishuangbanna chromosome 1, ASM2864084v1, whole genome shotgun sequence DNA window includes the following coding sequences:
- the MBIP gene encoding MAP3K12-binding inhibitory protein 1 isoform X2: MASAEGEVRLNPPQDPSLPRDSFEETVGEVLRGSLRSLPRLIGQFNLQEDVVKININWEKFRGISLPQPKLLFTALQQHISSLQLFMEKLQPLIKEENTTPIYNFSKTEHGHFESSSDVIDKDLQKEMKHTASDSANLKEAPFRFDPEVVQIKAGKAEIERRILAFIERKQAEINENNVREFCNVMDCNQENSCARTDAVFTPYPGFKSHVKVSRVINTYGPQTRNQDAQVSNHNSNTHSHDCGNQAIEERLQNIEAHLRLQTGGPVPKDIYQRIKKLEDKILELEGMSPEYFQSMNLSMKKRKIQQNQNYTLAELDEKINALKQTLLRKTNEGRPKVVNQFL; the protein is encoded by the exons ATGGCCTCCGCGGAAGGCGAGGTACGCTTGAATCCGCCCCAGGATCCCTCTCTGCCGAGGGATTCCTTCGAAGAGACGGTCGGAGAGGTCCTGAGGGGTTCCCTGCGTTCGCTGCCTCGGTTGATTGGGCAG TTTAACCTCCAGGAAGATGTGGTGAAAATTAACATAAACTGGGAGAAATTTCGAGGCATATCACTACCCCAGCCTAAATTGCTCTTTACTGCTCTTCAGCAGCATATTTCCTCTTTACAG CTTTTTATGGAAAAACTTCAGCCTTtgattaaagaagaaaatactacGCCCATTTATAATTTTAGCAAGACAGAACATGGACATTTTGAAAGTAGTTCAGATGTAATAGATAAAGACCTACAGAAGGAAATGAAACATACAGCCAGTGACTCTGCAAATCTGAAAGAAGCTCCTTTTCGTTTTGACCCAGAAGTAGTTCAGATAAAAGCTGGCAAAGCTGAA ATTGAAAGACGAATATTGGCCttcattgaaaggaaacaagctGAGATCAATGAAAACAATGTCAGAGAATTTTGCAATGTTATGGATTGTAATCAAG AAAACAGCTGTGCTAGAACTGATGCAGTGTTTACACCTTATCCAGGTTTCAAAAGTCATGTGAAAG TTTCTCGAGTTATAAATACTTACGGACCTCAGACTAGAAATCAAGATGCCCAGGTTTCAAATCATAATTCCAACACTCATTCTCATGATTGTGGAAATCAAGCAATAGAAGAGAGACTACAGAATATTGAAGCACATTTAAGGTTACAAACAG GTGGACCAGTGCCAAAAGATATTTATCAGAGGATAAAAAAACTTGAAGATAAAATTCTTGAATTGGAAGGGATGTCTCCTGAATATTTTCAGTCTATG AATTTgtctatgaaaaaaagaaaaattcaacaaAATCAA AACTATACTCTGGCTGAACTTGATGAGAAGATCAATGCACTCAAACAAACATTGCTGAGAAAAACAAATGAAGGGAGGCCTAAAGTGGTAAATCAGTTTCTTTGA
- the MBIP gene encoding MAP3K12-binding inhibitory protein 1 isoform X1, whose amino-acid sequence MASAEGEVRLNPPQDPSLPRDSFEETVGEVLRGSLRSLPRLIGQFNLQEDVVKININWEKFRGISLPQPKLLFTALQQHISSLQLFMEKLQPLIKEENTTPIYNFSKTEHGHFESSSDVIDKDLQKEMKHTASDSANLKEAPFRFDPEVVQIKAGKAEIERRILAFIERKQAEINENNVREFCNVMDCNQENSCARTDAVFTPYPGFKSHVKVSRVINTYGPQTRNQDAQVSNHNSNTHSHDCGNQAIEERLQNIEAHLRLQTGGPVPKDIYQRIKKLEDKILELEGMSPEYFQSMNLSMKKRKIQQNQNYTLAELDEKINALKQTLLRKTNEGRPKVVDLIEGNEIDPKTSLKD is encoded by the exons ATGGCCTCCGCGGAAGGCGAGGTACGCTTGAATCCGCCCCAGGATCCCTCTCTGCCGAGGGATTCCTTCGAAGAGACGGTCGGAGAGGTCCTGAGGGGTTCCCTGCGTTCGCTGCCTCGGTTGATTGGGCAG TTTAACCTCCAGGAAGATGTGGTGAAAATTAACATAAACTGGGAGAAATTTCGAGGCATATCACTACCCCAGCCTAAATTGCTCTTTACTGCTCTTCAGCAGCATATTTCCTCTTTACAG CTTTTTATGGAAAAACTTCAGCCTTtgattaaagaagaaaatactacGCCCATTTATAATTTTAGCAAGACAGAACATGGACATTTTGAAAGTAGTTCAGATGTAATAGATAAAGACCTACAGAAGGAAATGAAACATACAGCCAGTGACTCTGCAAATCTGAAAGAAGCTCCTTTTCGTTTTGACCCAGAAGTAGTTCAGATAAAAGCTGGCAAAGCTGAA ATTGAAAGACGAATATTGGCCttcattgaaaggaaacaagctGAGATCAATGAAAACAATGTCAGAGAATTTTGCAATGTTATGGATTGTAATCAAG AAAACAGCTGTGCTAGAACTGATGCAGTGTTTACACCTTATCCAGGTTTCAAAAGTCATGTGAAAG TTTCTCGAGTTATAAATACTTACGGACCTCAGACTAGAAATCAAGATGCCCAGGTTTCAAATCATAATTCCAACACTCATTCTCATGATTGTGGAAATCAAGCAATAGAAGAGAGACTACAGAATATTGAAGCACATTTAAGGTTACAAACAG GTGGACCAGTGCCAAAAGATATTTATCAGAGGATAAAAAAACTTGAAGATAAAATTCTTGAATTGGAAGGGATGTCTCCTGAATATTTTCAGTCTATG AATTTgtctatgaaaaaaagaaaaattcaacaaAATCAA AACTATACTCTGGCTGAACTTGATGAGAAGATCAATGCACTCAAACAAACATTGCTGAGAAAAACAAATGAAGGGAGGCCTAAAGTG GTGGACCTGATTGAGGGGAATGAGATTGATCCCAAAACATCTTTGAAGGACTAA